In the Anolis sagrei isolate rAnoSag1 chromosome 1, rAnoSag1.mat, whole genome shotgun sequence genome, GGTACAAAATCTTGTTGAACCAAAAGTGCAACATTTCCCCCCTAAGTTATGGTAAAACTTCCTTatgaaacagaaaaggaaaacaaaaccttTCCTGTCTCTTGGGCTTCAATTCAGTTGGCAGTCATAAAGTGAATAATTAATGAACCTGAACAAGTTTGGAAACAGCCTCCAAGAAAGCTAGCAAATAGTCCAAGTTATTTTCAGGTGTTTATGTAACTCTTAAAAAAACACCCTCCAAACATTCAGAAATGAGTGCAAAAAAATTCCTATCAATATGGTAATTACCTCACAGTGAAACTGCAGATAAGGTATTCATTCAATAGGGgaacttttatttaaaatatccaAGATATTCAGTACTTTCCAATGTTAGAAATAATGTATTTCAAGATTGGCTGAGAAGATGAAAAGGGAATTTCGCAGCACTGCAAAAGAGCTTTGAAATATAATGCACCAAATTATCTAGTTAAATTACACCCTGAAAGTATTGTTATTACTCAACATCCAACTTTCTCAAATTaaacctgcattttaaaaatctatttggcCCTGATAAAGTAGGAAGCATGATTTTTGTGAATGGAATTATTATTTCCATGCCAGCCTCTTTCAGAAGAAAATACCAAGCTTAGCACATATTCAGCTTGACTAAGCAGTATATTTATAGACTGCTTACAGTTAAGAACATCTGATGAGACTAGCTAAAAAAATAGAAATCTGTCTCATCTTTACCTATCATTCAGGTTGACACAACAAGTCATGGAGTAGAAACAGGTTTAAAGTGTAGATCTAGCATGCACGTTTGATCCTTAGTGTGATCTAACTTGACAGATCTAACTGAAGCAGAACTTGGGAGAACCTTGATTTGGGATTTCTGTTCTCAGAACATCCTAGTCCATATTTGTTAGTGGTCATTCTGGCTGAGAAATGTGGGGAGTTGCCATCCAAAATGTAACCTTTCCTACCTCTTAAATGACAGGTATGGAAAAAGGTGCAGTATCCTTGACCTGGAAGGGCAGActgatgtagatcagtggttctcaacctgggatccccagatgtttttggcctacaactcccagaaatcctagccagtttaccagcttttaggatttctgggagttgaaggccaaaaacatctggggaccccaggttgagaaccactgatgtagatgttgTAGTTTAAGACCAATTAACTACCGACCCAGGCAGGGGATTGCCTAAGTCTTCAAATGCAGAGACAGGTGCCAACACAAAGGAGAATCATGTTATAAGGAGATAGCTTGTTTATGAAAAGACACCCACGTAAGCTGGGCTCACTTATCATGGAACTAGGATAAAATGGAACTGCTACCAGCTCTAGAACATCTTTCACAGAGAATTGTTCAATGTCGGAACAGTGGGACTGGAGGTTTTTTTGGAGGACAATCCAACAAATCCATGACTGAGATTCCCCTTCTACCACACAATACCACTTTAAGAAGAAAATGGAATCTCACCATATGATGAAAGACTCTGAAACATACTTTATCACAGTGTCTATAACGTAATGAGAAGATAAATCAGCCCTAAATAAAATTTCCAAACAGAAAGCTATCTCTGGTAGCTTTAAGAACGGCTCCAACAACCAAATGGGATTAGATACTATACCTTCTTGACTGATAACTCACCCGTGCCTGGCACAGAACGACTGGCTCCTGCCTGGTACGCTTAATCCAGCCATCCAACATTAACTGAATCAAGCCCAGGACTAGGGCCTTTAATGTCCCTCTCTACGATTTCACCAGGCAGACACAGTCAACAACGGTGTTCTGCTACATCACTACTGAATGGTTACCCTACAGCATTACTGAGGAGCATGTGCTGACCAGGTCCATAAACCTCCACACCCGTCAAAGGTCCTGTTTGTCTCCACTGAGCATGGCAGAGCCAGATGTAATGGGATCTTTATTATTTTCCACAAAGACAGACTCAAAGGCAGCTTCTTGCTCCTCCAACGTGTCAGCAGCTGTACCTCCTGGAACCAGAGGTGCATTGTGAACTGCAGGCTGGTGCTCTGTGATCTTTTCTAGCTCTGTGGTCTTCTTCCCTTTCCGTTTACCAAGTATTCGGATGTAATTTGCTGGTACAAGTCCTGTCGTCTGCCCATCACGGCTGGCGAGAAGCCATCCACGAATTTTGGGCTGTTGTTCtgatgggaaaagaaaaaaaaaaccctgaagttAAGAGGGAAAAGTGCTCACACATTTCACAAAGAGCTATCAGAGTTTATGAAGAACTTTGAGTGTATGAAGAACTAAGTTGAGTGGGAACCAAACTAAAgaatacttagaatcatagaggtggaagagaccttgtgggccatccagtccaacccccctgcaaagaagcaggaaaatcacattcaaagcacatccgacagatggccatccagcctctgtttaaaaacttccaaagaaggagccactaccacactctggggcagagagttccactgctgaacagctcttatagtcaggaagttcttcctcatgtttgggTGGACTTGGCATTAAGTCTATTCGTGTCCGACTCCAGgagtgtgtgtgctcatctcaatttctaagccaaagagccagcatacctattgatctacttacatttgcatgctttcaaactgctagattggcagaaaaaCTGGATATATAACTCAACCATAATCAAAGATAAACCCCACTGACTGTGGGAGCATGACgttccctagtctccagagttgtagtcttaACACTGAAAACACTACTCCAGGCTGGCTCTCTTTTGTACAGACCTGCTCAAATCTGCTCAGATCTTGGGATGGATTAGATGGGATAGAACTGAGCAATTAAGAGTGAGAAGGTGAAGCCCCTGAGAAAGAATAGAGCAAGAGGCCTGGGGAAGAGAAGAAATATGCTAGCAGATGAAACTAGATAGGAGGAAGATAAGAAAAAGACAATGAATCTACATACTGATTTATGGGAGAAAACCCAAACCAGCCATATGTTTGCCTGTGGGCCTCTGTTGTTAACATGTTTTAATAATACTGGCCTAACAACATAACTAGACCACCAAGATTGGGGTAGAGGGGTTAGTCTCCACATACTTCCTTGCCAGAAAGGCATGGGAGTGGGGAAGGATTCACAATAAATCAAAATGGTGTTACCTTTAGGTGCCAATATTAGCATTTCACCGGCACGGAAAGAAATTTCTTCTTCTGAAACAGTATTGAAGTCATATTCTGCTCTCCCCACAACGTGGTCAGCCTCTCCACTTGCCCAGTGACTGGACACTGTGCCACAGAAAAAGGGTGAAATGTGTCAACAAGGCTCGGTTGGGTCGGTTCTATTTCTTTTATGATCAGAAAGTAGTAAGTAGAATGAAGTATAATACAAGGGGAACAGGCTTAAGAATTGGGTGAGGTGGCCTCTGGTACAATGTCTGCTGGTACAAGTTATCAACTCTCAGCTTGAACTAACGGTTTCACTTTCTGGCTGTGAGAATGAAACACTCCAGTCTTGCAAATGAATCCAAAAGCATTAGTAGCCAAAAAAGTTCTACTAGCCCAGTTGCAAcatatagaaataaaattatgattattattacttttattgggGGGCCACCAACCAATCTCAAGTGGAGAAAAAGCAACtatcaaaaccacctctgaatatttcttcCTTAAGAAAACTTATACAATTTCAGAAGCAAGCCACCTCATatagggtttctgtgagttttctgggctgtatggccatgttccagaagcattttctcttgatgttttgcccacatctatggtaggcatcctcagaggttgtgaggtctgttggaaattaggcaagtgaagtttataataacacctctcaacaaaggattcccccaggcaagaatcagccagtctttgaagatgcaaggccattaaatgctaatcaaggtggcaaattacaacattcacactttcctcaggaaaacaagggttctttccccaaccctggacattccacagatatataaaccccacttgcctagtttccagcagacctcacaacctctaaggatgcctgccattgatgtgggtgaaacatcaggagagaatgcttctggaacatggccatacagccgagaaaacgcacagcaacctagtgattctggctacaaaagccttcaacaacacacctCAATATATTTAATGAGAGTCATTTAATTGCTTTAAATGTCTTGGTTTGTTGCTAAAATTGGGCAGCAAACTTGAGGCATTCTTTAGATGAGGCCAACAGTCAAAGATATATTGATTATGGCAGAGGGGAGACTACAGGCTATAAAATTAGCTCCTGGAACTCATAGAAATTGGCTATCTCTGATTTACATCAAGGCTTTAAAAAGCATGtgcatattttgaatttttttgtctACCATCAAtgaataactttttttaaaaaacaacaacagtcttTAGGCTTGTATTTTATTCACTTTGTGCTTTCATTGTTAGGCGTATGTCACACAGggtgatttagtgtaattgtttgCTTCTGAAGGAGTGAAGGCTGTTCTTTGTTATCACCCCATTAGAAAGAGGTTTGGTGTTAGGACTGGGTTAGCGAGGAAATACACTGAAATAATTCCCATTTGAGGTGGTCATATATATGCACAGAGAAGGCAGtaatgtttaactgcattgatctCCAGACAAAGAAATTGGGCTTCTTGGAGGGTGATGGGGAAAGCTACAGATTCAAGGCAAGCTTAAAGCTTAACCTTTGGTTTAGGACAAGAAATCCAATTCCCATATCCTGAAAGTGCTCATGTTTCTTCACTAACCATTATCTGAAGTTGCACAAAGATCCAGAGAAACATGACTCATAGATTCCTTCAGGACCATCAGCTCATGGTTATTTTTGCAACCTTCCTCCAACAATTTCCTCCATTCTACCAGAAATTACAATCAGGCCAGCATTGTTCTTGATGCCATTTTCTCCCTATAAACTATTGTCCTTCATGCACTGCTTCTCACAGATATGCATTGTGAAGAAGTTGTTAAACTGCATTGTGAAGAAGTTGTTAAACCAATTGTGAAGAAGACCGTTTTAAAGAAGGTGcgcgtggtaaaacacccactgcaacctaatctatgagggaagccgggcaacgattaatatcaacctaggagctattttataaagggactgtgaattacagaaggctttgttcATTTGATAGTGTAGCGTttactgtttctggctgactttactattgcaggctgttcaacttaggagaaactgtatcaggcaaggcttgaggaaaacagtaacaagtttattttaacaggagtataacatgtttaactgtttcttctcaagaggcacaaatcttgatggttacattggaaaggtttcatgagtaatctcaggcacagacttcaaaacgtttcacagcaggcacagcaggcttaaacccagccaaaccttgattcttaattcagaatcaacaaccccctgtagctctctcactaccaggtccttctctgcaaccactttggtcaccaattgattccctgaatccccaccctgagattcagtctttcctatagcacaccggctacagacacatttcctgaatctccacccagagactcagccctctcagtagctctccggtcactgactgactttttaaaacagctgcctcctgaagaggcagttggctccgtccCTGTTGCTATgacaactcagctaacgccaagccaccatctcccacaaaacataatctcccatacttaccatccctaaactactgtccaaactacacataaccaaaggaataaaatttacacatcgtcacatgCATAAATTCAGAAAAATAGTGGTGTGCTCTAACACTGCCTGCATACTCATACCAGCATTTCCCATTTTAAAGAGCACTTAAAGCAATATTACAGAAACTGGTAGGATAGATAAGGCTAAAAgtgtaaaagagagaaaaattcaTGCAAGGAGGTCAGTATCAGGAAGGAGGAAGTACCTGAACGCCATTTATAACGAAGGCCTGATTTTTAGTTACCACTTGGGTCATTTATCACACAGATTGCCTACATTCCTACACAGAAACCACACTTACCTGTTTCATCATCACTGTAGCTGGACAGCAGCTTCCATATGAGGTAGGGCCCCCCAAGAACGACAGCAAAGAATAGAAAAATGGGCCATGATTTTGCAGAGTGGGCTGCTCTTTCCTCAGGACCAACACAGGCCACCGTCCCTTCGCTTTCCGCCCATAAATCGTCATTCTCAGAGCTTTTTCTCAGACCCATCAACCTCTGCAGTCGCCTGTAGAGGTACCTTATagttctgaccaaggcaaaagcgGAAAACACCTTGGTGAAGTGTATTTTGAGGCGAGAGAAGTGATTGGCCACATCCAGAACTGCCCGGAAACTGTTGTAGACAGCTGAGAAGGTAGCATCCATCATCATGCTGACAGAGGCAAAGGCGTGCACGATGCTTTCGATGGACTGAAAGGCGCCTCGGCTGCTTTCCTCTGCCTGCTGAACAAACCGACTGGGGGGGATATCGTCCATCCGAAAGCGGTTGTAACCCAAGCCCCCGTACCCATAACTGTAAGGGCTGTAGCTTCCATAAAAGGAATTGCCATACATGCTGCTCCCATATGTGCCATAGCCCGAAGAGAAAGAGCTGCCATAGGTGGGCCGGAAGGTATTCAGGGCAGTGCTCCCAGTCTGCTGGGTGGGCCTTGGCACAATCGGAGGGGGCACCCGAGTGAGAGTGGGCTGCCCAGGTCGGGTCAGTGGGCTGGCCCCCACATCTGGCGATCTGGAAATCATAAAGCCCAGGGTTAGTAACATGGACAGTTTTACACATATAGTCATTGCAGACTCCTAAGGCTAAACCAAAGGTGATCATCTTCTGAATGTGTTGctactgttattttttttatttatatccacCTTTCTCTTGATCACCAGATTCAAATCAGCCAACAGGATATTCAAAACAACGTATTTCACAGTGTAATGGTTGGCACTGAATAATTTTCCTTTATTTGAGTAATCGTTGcatgtggttttaaaaaaaacaaaaacaaaacagagttcTCCTCAAAAATCCACCTTGAGTCCAATATAAATAAagtcctcttcttcctcatcttgttgttgttgttaaaatagtttaaacaaACACAGAGCCCTCCCTATTTCCTCTTCCTCATCTTGGAGAAAAGACAGttataaaaaaccaaaacaaggcACAATTTTACTTCCTctcataatagtcgcacccattTTTTCCAACAACAAAGGataaaagtgtgactattatgcagtgaaatacgGTAAACTATGTAAACTATGCAAACTTCACATACCCATTTATAATTTTTCCTTACACAATCAGTCCCAAAACTCTGAGttgacttatccataggtcatTTTGAGTACTGCATCTTAATTCTTATCAGAAGAGGATCTGACCCCTTCTCTGAGTACAGTATTAGAAGGCAATAGCTTGGTTTGGTCAAGGAGAatctgaaaaaacaaaaacaaaaacaaactagcCCCCTCTGTTCTCTCTACCATATCACTACTTCTGACATTTTTGAATGCTCTCCCTTCTCTGCAGAATAACccttgatttatccatgggtcatatcaaaatccatacttttgAACCTCAAATCTGCTCATGAGTTATGCATGAGCATGTACAGTAAATATAGAAGCTATCTAAAAAATattaactttgggttgttgtaggcttttttgggctatatgaccatgttctagaggcatttctcttgacgtttcgcctgcacctgtggcaagcatcctcagaggtagtgagggctgctggaactaggaaaatttaaGTAATATTAACATTACTTAAAAGATTACCGTATATACAAATCTTTAGAACAGCAGTACCTTAAAAAAGCCCACCTAAGTCAGTTTCTAAAAGTATAATGACATCAAAATGGTTTAACTTGATGACAGAAGGAAAACAATGAACATGAGAGAcctagttagtatttggatgagggaccatcaatgaataccaggtggtGTTGGGTGATGttttggaggaagggaggaataaaTAGTTTTATTTGTTATCCTCTTCTCCTCAaggcttgaggcagggtacaaaaccTTTAAAATTTATAGGTAAGACATGAGACCATTAAAACACAGATATTAGAAGACATGGGCATTAGATTAAACACACATAAGTTAAAATTAAATGACAAAACTTAGGaaatcttatgaaattcatggagtcccTATAAGTTGATAGATGACTTGAtgacatacacacattttcagaTTTGAACAGCTGAACACACATAAACTGCTGTGGGTTTAGATACCTTGAATTCATCTTATCTTCCATTGATATGAATACAATCGAAGAACATACTCACAGAACCCCAAAACtgtagagctggaagagaaccATGTGAAACTACCCCAAATAAAGCCCAATACTGAGTCAAAGTTAAGCCAATTAACACACCATATTGCCTTTCACTATCCTTTTTTTCTGACACAAACGGTCAGAAATTGGATATCAATTCACACCTGGCTTTGTTTGTTCTTCCATTTTCTTAATTTCTAGGTATGGGGCAAACAATAGGTCCTTTTCAGGGGCAAAATTGTCCTTTTCTGGTTGTTTCTTCGACTTTAATGCTGGGGCgagtttaaaaaaacccctcagaagtaaaaaagaaagaaaagaaaacaacaccACAAACTGGAATTTGCTCCATGCCAAAGTCTAACAACAACCAAATGTCTTTCAGGCTCTCAAAAGCAAGAAAACCGTTGAAGTGAAAAGTTTTACAAGGGTGAAGTTTTAATTATTGCAAGCAAGCATTCCAAAAACATTATTGTGCATTTTGGTCTATTTAGCCTTTTTATTCTAAAACATTTAATGAACACAGAAACTTTAAGATAAGCCTCCAAGACAAGAGATTAAACCTGTTGATTTAATTTCATGAATACACAGCATTTACTTTTGGACAACGACAAACCTCTAAAGACAACCTCACTgttctggggtgcatctacactatagaattaatgcagtttgacaccactttatctgccatggctcaaggcagttgtaatttcacaaggtcttcggccttctctggcaaagaaggctggtgcctcatcaaactacaactgcactgagccatggcaattaaagtgctgtcaaactgcattaattctgcagtgcagctgCATTTTCAATCTCTAGGGATCAGAATTTAAATCAGAAGCTTTAGATTAGTTTCACGAGCTTTAGCTGGAATCCTATGAATTCTTAATGGATAGAGAACAATTCCAGAGCAAGAGCCAAGATGATCCTGAAACAGTAGATGAGGCTTTATAGTTTTAACTTTCCTATCAGTGGTTTTACAGGTCTGAGCTGTTCTTCCACTATAAAACCTAAGCCAGCACACATTAGAGATTAGCTGTCTATATCTAGGTGTTTCTTCTGAAGATCTTTTTGACAGAGTTGAGAATCTTGCATATCGGG is a window encoding:
- the PEX13 gene encoding peroxisome biogenesis factor 13, with amino-acid sequence MAGSPPPPLKPWENPRRISPDVGASPLTRPGQPTLTRVPPPIVPRPTQQTGSTALNTFRPTYGSSFSSGYGTYGSSMYGNSFYGSYSPYSYGYGGLGYNRFRMDDIPPSRFVQQAEESSRGAFQSIESIVHAFASVSMMMDATFSAVYNSFRAVLDVANHFSRLKIHFTKVFSAFALVRTIRYLYRRLQRLMGLRKSSENDDLWAESEGTVACVGPEERAAHSAKSWPIFLFFAVVLGGPYLIWKLLSSYSDDETVSSHWASGEADHVVGRAEYDFNTVSEEEISFRAGEMLILAPKEQQPKIRGWLLASRDGQTTGLVPANYIRILGKRKGKKTTELEKITEHQPAVHNAPLVPGGTAADTLEEQEAAFESVFVENNKDPITSGSAMLSGDKQDL